In a genomic window of Diadema setosum chromosome 3, eeDiaSeto1, whole genome shotgun sequence:
- the LOC140226459 gene encoding histone H2A, embryonic produces MSGRGKSGKARTKAKSRSSRAGLQFPVGRVHRFLRKGNYAQRVGAGAPVYLAAVLEYLTAEILELAGNAARDNKKTRIIPRHLQLAVRNDEELNKLLGGVTIAQGGVLPNIQAVLLPKKTAKSS; encoded by the coding sequence atgtctggacgaggaaaatctggcaaggctcgcaccaagGCCAAGTCTCGATCATCACGCGCCGGCCTGCAGTTCCCCGTCGGCCGAGTTCATCGCTTCCTTCGTAAAGGCAATTACGCCCAGAGAGTAGGCGCTGGTGCACCAGTGTACCTAGCTGCTGTTCTGGAGTACCTGACCGCTGAGATTCTGGAGCTGGCCGGCAACGCCGCACGCGATAACAAGAAGACGAGGATCATCCCGCGACATCTTCAACTTGCCGTTCGCAACGACGAAGAGCTGAACAAGCTGCTGGGAGGCGTGACAATCGCTCAGGGTGGTGTACTGCCAAACATCCAGGctgtgcttctgccgaagaagaCTGCAAAGTCCAGTTAG